From one Leifsonia soli genomic stretch:
- a CDS encoding ATP-binding cassette domain-containing protein yields the protein MSDARVDFGNITVFSNLNAVFPANALSVVVGPSGSGKSTLLSAMSGYSRLTAGRIRLGDRKEYLPDPRQVAWVPQGSNALAARSALANVMIGALSAGMTIADAEDRARVELGRVGLGDRILTPARLLSGGELQRVGFARALAASRPIIFADEPSASLDLAATRRLRGVLFDLRSSTTIIIATHDQELVAAAENIVDLRKPGGPYVA from the coding sequence GTGTCCGATGCTCGTGTCGACTTCGGGAACATCACCGTATTCAGCAATCTCAATGCGGTCTTTCCGGCGAATGCGCTGAGTGTCGTGGTCGGACCGTCGGGAAGCGGAAAATCAACCCTCCTCAGCGCCATGTCGGGATATAGCCGGCTGACGGCCGGTCGCATCCGGCTGGGCGACCGGAAGGAGTACCTGCCAGATCCCCGACAGGTTGCCTGGGTGCCTCAAGGCTCGAACGCACTTGCGGCCCGCTCAGCGTTGGCCAATGTCATGATCGGTGCGCTGAGTGCCGGAATGACCATCGCCGACGCGGAGGATCGCGCCCGGGTAGAACTGGGTCGGGTCGGCTTGGGTGATCGGATCCTCACTCCGGCGCGACTTCTCTCGGGCGGTGAATTGCAGCGAGTGGGATTCGCGCGCGCGCTCGCTGCCTCGCGACCGATCATCTTCGCTGACGAACCATCCGCCAGCCTTGATCTCGCGGCGACTCGGAGACTGCGCGGGGTCCTCTTTGATCTGCGTTCCTCCACGACGATCATCATCGCCACCCATGACCAAGAGCTCGTGGCCGCTGCAGAGAACATCGTCGACTTGAGGAAGCCCGGCGGACCGTATGTGGCGTAG
- a CDS encoding PHP domain-containing protein produces MDPVDALNEIAFWLERELAPSFKVQAFRRAAAIIAPFDADELAERVADGRLKRTKGIGDRTFQVIAQAVDGDVPDYLADLRERNTQPLETAGAGLLAQLRGDLHSHTEWSDGTVPIEVMAAAAASLGREYQAITDHSPTLTVASGLSAERLEEQLDVIAGLDTGSVTLLRGIEVDILEDGTLDQTPDLLGRLDVVVGSVHSKLRSDKRTMTKRMLGGIRDPHTNVLGHCTGRLVQGSRGTRPPSEFDADAVFAACVENQVAVEINSRPERQDPPDDLIQRALDAGCFFAIDTDAHAPGQLDFLAYGAARAAANGVPADRIITTWPLDRLRTWLAKS; encoded by the coding sequence ATGGACCCCGTCGACGCGCTGAACGAGATCGCCTTCTGGCTGGAGCGGGAGCTCGCGCCGAGCTTCAAGGTGCAGGCCTTCCGGCGCGCCGCCGCCATCATCGCCCCGTTCGACGCGGACGAGCTCGCCGAACGCGTCGCCGACGGACGGCTCAAGCGCACGAAGGGCATCGGCGACCGCACCTTCCAGGTCATCGCGCAGGCGGTCGACGGCGATGTCCCCGACTACCTGGCCGACCTCCGCGAACGCAACACGCAGCCGCTCGAGACGGCGGGAGCCGGCCTGCTCGCCCAGCTCCGCGGCGACCTGCACAGCCACACCGAGTGGTCCGACGGGACCGTCCCCATCGAGGTCATGGCTGCTGCCGCTGCGAGCCTCGGGCGCGAATACCAGGCGATCACCGACCACTCCCCGACCCTCACGGTGGCGAGCGGCCTCAGCGCCGAGCGGCTGGAGGAGCAGCTGGACGTCATCGCCGGCCTCGACACCGGCTCGGTGACCCTGCTCCGCGGGATCGAGGTCGACATCCTGGAGGACGGCACGCTCGACCAGACGCCCGACCTGCTCGGCCGGTTGGATGTCGTGGTCGGCAGCGTCCACTCCAAGCTGCGCTCCGACAAGCGGACGATGACGAAGCGGATGCTGGGTGGCATCCGCGATCCGCACACGAACGTCCTCGGCCACTGCACCGGCCGACTCGTGCAGGGGTCGCGCGGCACGCGCCCGCCGTCGGAGTTCGACGCGGACGCCGTCTTCGCCGCGTGCGTCGAGAACCAGGTCGCCGTCGAGATCAACTCGCGGCCGGAGCGCCAGGACCCGCCGGACGACCTCATCCAGCGGGCCCTCGATGCTGGATGCTTCTTCGCGATCGACACGGATGCGCACGCGCCCGGCCAGCTCGACTTCCTCGCGTACGGCGCCGCGCGCGCCGCCGCGAACGGCGTCCCCGCCGACCGGATCATCACCACCTGGCCGCTGGATCGCCTGCGCACCTGGCTCGCGAAGTCCTGA
- a CDS encoding peptidoglycan-binding protein: MLIPASWALEDEALRPPGAQLSRVGERTLSFRQSIDVKATFPLVPDLSSPQPGTVTGLAVSAGTRPANGDPLVSIDGRTVFAITGEVPPYRELRKGDSGPDVRALCDFLVARQALDPSKVDDQFGYNVERAVRIFQSDAGEPIDGIFHPPSTIYLPYPEAAVSELKTYVGDLVDIGTPLLAVRPRATSVTFTVAGSEDRPPSAPPGAVDLVAGEETVRLGSPAPTRDDFDAVIDALSDAAIAGEVTKASADLAITYSGATLSAASSVVVGVVPSSSIIPLREGTFCMLLVASSNHAEPVKLTAATVEGEVGQAAIPREYVGQRFYIDPMGLPERERALCK, translated from the coding sequence GTGCTCATCCCCGCCTCTTGGGCGCTCGAAGACGAGGCTCTAAGGCCGCCCGGGGCTCAGCTGTCACGGGTCGGGGAGCGGACGCTCTCCTTCCGTCAGAGCATCGACGTGAAGGCCACATTTCCGCTTGTGCCCGATCTCTCGTCGCCCCAGCCCGGCACAGTGACAGGACTCGCGGTGTCGGCCGGGACCAGGCCCGCGAATGGAGACCCGCTTGTATCCATCGACGGCCGAACGGTGTTCGCCATCACGGGAGAGGTACCCCCATACAGGGAACTCCGCAAGGGAGATTCCGGGCCCGACGTGCGCGCCCTGTGCGACTTCTTGGTGGCCCGTCAGGCGCTGGATCCCTCGAAGGTCGATGACCAGTTCGGGTACAACGTCGAACGAGCGGTGAGAATCTTCCAGTCGGACGCTGGGGAACCCATCGACGGCATCTTCCATCCGCCATCGACGATCTACCTGCCATACCCCGAAGCGGCCGTGTCGGAGCTGAAGACCTATGTCGGCGATCTCGTGGACATCGGCACGCCGCTCCTGGCGGTGAGACCTCGCGCAACGTCAGTCACGTTCACCGTTGCCGGGAGCGAAGATCGGCCTCCATCTGCTCCCCCGGGCGCCGTCGACCTCGTAGCGGGGGAAGAGACGGTGCGTCTGGGGTCTCCGGCACCGACACGTGACGATTTCGATGCCGTCATCGATGCGCTATCGGATGCTGCCATCGCAGGGGAGGTCACCAAGGCGTCGGCGGACCTCGCGATCACCTATTCGGGTGCCACGCTTTCCGCTGCCTCGTCGGTGGTTGTGGGAGTGGTACCTAGTTCGTCCATCATCCCGCTCAGGGAAGGCACCTTCTGCATGCTGCTTGTTGCGAGCAGCAACCACGCCGAGCCGGTGAAGCTCACCGCTGCAACCGTTGAAGGCGAGGTCGGCCAGGCGGCCATACCGCGCGAGTATGTGGGGCAGAGGTTCTACATCGATCCGATGGGACTCCCGGAACGCGAGCGTGCGTTGTGCAAGTAA
- a CDS encoding TetR/AcrR family transcriptional regulator: MQTSSPDGLRERKKAQVRADLERATLELALERDLDEVTVDEICARVPVSHRTFFNYFDTKEDALFDIRRAWGDPEWIGRRFADAYQGSVVGALVDTLFTASLPDEQDAELREARMLIAARHAGLLRRRLGRFDDLRSGLVAAVSAFLADVAAHDDAAPDAPPGEADAAAQAELLVVACIAALRIAVREWASAGGSGSAADVAERAVTIARSIAPFVR, encoded by the coding sequence ATGCAAACTTCATCCCCCGACGGACTCCGCGAGCGCAAGAAGGCGCAGGTCAGAGCCGACCTCGAACGCGCGACCCTGGAACTGGCCCTCGAACGCGACCTCGACGAGGTGACGGTCGACGAGATCTGCGCGCGGGTGCCTGTCTCGCATCGCACCTTCTTCAACTACTTCGACACGAAGGAGGACGCGCTCTTCGACATCCGCCGGGCCTGGGGCGACCCGGAGTGGATCGGCCGGCGCTTCGCCGACGCCTACCAGGGCAGCGTGGTCGGCGCGCTCGTCGACACCCTGTTCACGGCTTCCCTCCCCGACGAGCAGGATGCGGAACTCCGCGAGGCGCGCATGCTCATCGCCGCGCGGCACGCCGGGCTCCTCCGCCGCCGGCTCGGGCGATTCGACGACCTGCGATCGGGGCTCGTCGCGGCGGTCTCCGCCTTCCTGGCGGACGTCGCCGCCCACGACGACGCCGCACCGGACGCGCCACCCGGCGAGGCGGATGCCGCCGCGCAGGCCGAGCTACTGGTCGTGGCCTGCATCGCCGCCCTCCGCATCGCAGTCCGGGAGTGGGCGTCCGCCGGCGGGAGCGGCTCTGCGGCCGACGTCGCCGAACGCGCAGTGACGATCGCGCGGTCGATCGCGCCGTTCGTCCGCTGA
- a CDS encoding MarR family winged helix-turn-helix transcriptional regulator, whose translation MDNTDRVAAGSAATLPAAPEPASDAAISDVEEQFTRLFNQVGTAMRDRAERIHPDLQPGGYKLLTTIVRSGPIHAGALAAMLYTDKSVISRQVKLLEDMGFIERKTDPTDRRASFIAATPEAIEKVDEVRAADQATLYRGLRRWGEEDVRRLAELLARLNEVTR comes from the coding sequence ATGGACAACACGGATCGGGTGGCGGCGGGTTCCGCCGCCACCCTTCCCGCCGCACCGGAACCGGCGAGCGATGCCGCCATCTCCGACGTGGAGGAGCAGTTCACCCGGCTGTTCAACCAGGTCGGCACCGCGATGCGCGATCGGGCGGAGCGCATCCACCCGGATCTGCAGCCGGGCGGCTACAAGCTGCTGACGACGATCGTGCGCAGCGGTCCCATCCACGCGGGCGCGCTCGCCGCGATGCTGTACACCGACAAGAGCGTGATCAGCCGGCAGGTGAAGCTGCTGGAGGACATGGGCTTCATCGAGCGCAAGACCGACCCCACCGACCGGCGCGCCAGCTTCATCGCGGCGACTCCCGAGGCGATCGAGAAGGTCGACGAGGTGCGCGCCGCCGATCAGGCGACGCTGTACCGGGGCCTCCGGCGCTGGGGCGAGGAGGATGTGCGGCGCCTGGCCGAACTGCTCGCCCGGCTCAACGAGGTCACGCGCTGA
- a CDS encoding phosphatase PAP2 family protein: protein MHSRRSTSWALRAPAHWIVWSIVLFAVTIALGFVAKAIPAVRFDGLDAAVNGVNSPLLDAAALLLDRLDHPVVVAGILAVVFVILLFAVGWRRALGTCIVAGAGWLTTLVVKAAVAQPRPSTRDLTHVLDISPATLSYPSGHVVFAAALVTAMAMVSRAGLPRAIVVIVGTLFVLAVAWSRLYVGVHYGTDVVGGVLNGVAGAVLVAGLWNLVTQGRRRTR from the coding sequence ATGCACTCCAGGCGATCGACGTCGTGGGCCCTCCGCGCCCCCGCCCACTGGATCGTCTGGAGCATCGTCCTCTTCGCGGTCACGATCGCCCTCGGCTTCGTCGCGAAGGCGATCCCCGCCGTGCGGTTCGACGGACTCGACGCTGCCGTGAACGGGGTCAACTCGCCGTTGCTGGACGCCGCCGCACTCCTCCTCGATCGCCTCGACCATCCGGTGGTCGTCGCCGGCATCCTGGCCGTCGTCTTCGTGATCCTGCTGTTCGCCGTGGGATGGCGGCGGGCCCTCGGCACCTGCATCGTCGCGGGTGCGGGCTGGCTGACGACGCTGGTCGTCAAGGCGGCCGTCGCGCAGCCCCGGCCGTCCACCCGGGATCTGACGCACGTGCTCGACATCTCGCCTGCGACGCTCAGCTACCCGAGCGGGCACGTCGTCTTCGCGGCGGCGCTGGTGACGGCGATGGCCATGGTGTCGCGGGCCGGTCTTCCCCGGGCGATCGTCGTGATCGTCGGCACCCTTTTCGTGCTCGCCGTCGCCTGGTCGCGCCTCTACGTCGGCGTCCACTACGGAACGGACGTCGTCGGCGGGGTTCTGAACGGGGTCGCCGGCGCCGTGCTGGTCGCCGGCCTGTGGAACCTGGTGACACAGGGTCGCCGCCGCACCCGCTGA
- a CDS encoding sigma-70 family RNA polymerase sigma factor yields MTGELDDLSDADLIVRAREGDSLAYGVLWKRHWPAARTMATSITGRFDPDDLASEAFARILTSICRGKGPTAGFRSYLATTVRNVAIDWSRRKTTPNLEDADAIEDWTFSEATALDRIDRETMAEAFYALPVKWQEVLWYTEIEDMAPREVAPLMGLSPNAVSALALRAREGLRQSWINAHLASAPSEDPIHGWTLKKLGPLVRGRLTKADRRKVLQHLGACRRCADAASEADRVGSRLALGILPLFLGLTGATAYLSTIGATEGAVAAGVAHPAVALHHGARLRHLSATAAGSSKAGMAAVVASVAAAAALTYGAVIAAPQSDPTSAGAGDGSTSGQRNTNGDGPEPQARRVTPEQKDELKPDAAAEPPPDGGDGPAPSAGDSPETGSSAQNAPREPTDQRPDAPLPPDAGKSAPQGCVAALEAIPAAETLFAYRLDDEAGASTATDLVHGNTARYTGHPGDGEWSLTDNSLRDPVDRFTVQIWFSATAGGGRLVGFSGSTEGASAYYDRHLFLTDDGRLVFGVFPDAVRTISSDASYTDGRWHQATATLSEEGMALYVDGERVAHDPSVTQAHQFSGRWRIGADNLDNWGPGTPSSRQITGSLAFASVYGTALSADQVRTQWNLCS; encoded by the coding sequence ATGACCGGTGAACTCGACGACCTCTCCGACGCCGACCTGATCGTCCGCGCCCGGGAGGGCGACTCGCTCGCCTACGGGGTGCTCTGGAAGCGTCATTGGCCGGCAGCGCGCACCATGGCGACGTCCATCACCGGTCGATTCGATCCCGACGATCTCGCGTCGGAGGCGTTCGCGCGCATCCTGACGTCGATCTGCCGGGGCAAGGGCCCGACCGCCGGATTCCGCTCGTATCTCGCCACCACCGTGCGCAACGTGGCCATCGACTGGTCGCGCCGCAAGACGACGCCGAACCTCGAGGACGCCGACGCCATCGAGGACTGGACCTTCAGCGAGGCCACCGCCCTCGACCGCATCGACCGGGAGACGATGGCGGAGGCCTTCTACGCGCTGCCGGTCAAGTGGCAGGAGGTGCTCTGGTACACCGAGATCGAGGATATGGCGCCGCGCGAGGTCGCGCCTCTCATGGGCCTCAGTCCGAACGCGGTCTCGGCCTTGGCCCTCCGCGCCAGGGAGGGGCTGCGCCAATCGTGGATCAACGCGCACCTGGCGAGCGCACCGTCCGAGGATCCGATCCACGGCTGGACGCTGAAGAAACTCGGCCCGCTCGTCCGCGGCCGCCTGACGAAGGCGGACCGCCGGAAAGTGCTGCAGCACCTCGGCGCGTGCCGGCGCTGCGCGGATGCCGCCTCCGAGGCGGACCGCGTCGGCTCGCGACTGGCGCTCGGCATCCTTCCGCTGTTTCTCGGGCTCACGGGGGCGACCGCGTATCTCTCCACGATCGGCGCGACGGAGGGCGCCGTCGCGGCCGGTGTCGCGCATCCGGCCGTCGCCCTCCACCACGGCGCCCGCCTGCGGCATCTGTCCGCCACGGCCGCCGGCAGCTCGAAGGCCGGCATGGCCGCGGTCGTGGCGAGTGTGGCGGCCGCCGCCGCGCTCACCTACGGCGCGGTCATCGCGGCTCCGCAGTCCGACCCCACTTCGGCGGGCGCCGGCGATGGCTCGACCTCGGGACAGCGGAACACGAACGGCGACGGGCCGGAACCCCAGGCCCGTCGCGTCACGCCGGAGCAGAAGGACGAGCTGAAGCCGGACGCCGCAGCGGAACCCCCGCCCGATGGCGGAGACGGCCCCGCACCCTCCGCCGGCGACTCCCCCGAGACGGGGTCGAGCGCACAGAACGCACCCAGAGAGCCGACCGACCAGCGCCCCGACGCTCCGCTCCCTCCAGATGCCGGCAAATCCGCACCGCAGGGCTGTGTCGCCGCCCTCGAGGCGATACCGGCGGCCGAAACGCTGTTCGCCTATCGGCTGGACGACGAAGCCGGCGCCTCGACCGCGACGGACCTCGTCCACGGGAACACGGCGAGATACACGGGGCACCCCGGAGACGGGGAGTGGAGCCTGACCGACAACTCGCTCCGCGACCCCGTCGACCGCTTCACCGTCCAGATCTGGTTCTCGGCGACCGCGGGCGGCGGGCGGCTGGTGGGCTTCAGCGGATCGACGGAGGGCGCCTCGGCGTACTACGACCGCCACCTCTTCCTGACCGACGACGGACGGCTCGTGTTCGGGGTCTTCCCGGACGCGGTCCGCACGATCTCCTCCGACGCGAGCTACACCGACGGCCGCTGGCACCAGGCCACCGCGACCCTGTCGGAGGAGGGCATGGCGCTCTACGTCGACGGGGAGCGGGTCGCTCACGACCCCTCCGTCACGCAGGCCCATCAGTTCTCCGGCCGCTGGCGCATCGGGGCGGACAACCTCGACAACTGGGGGCCGGGGACGCCGTCGTCCCGGCAGATCACCGGCAGCCTCGCTTTCGCCTCGGTCTACGGCACCGCCCTGTCCGCCGACCAGGTCCGCACGCAATGGAACCTGTGCAGCTGA
- a CDS encoding dihydrofolate reductase family protein: MGRIVFDTAATINGWIADEHDSLSWLFAVPGGEEPDEGLLPQGATVMVEGRTTYEWVLRESGILEAPEKWQEFHGTRPTFVFTHRELPVPDGADIRFVSGSVAEALPAIREAAGDGDIWVVGGGDLAGQFFDAGALDELAVSIAPVALAGGAPLFPRRVESDRLHLESAEAVGQFARLRYRILAAETTA, encoded by the coding sequence ATGGGGAGAATCGTCTTCGACACGGCCGCGACCATCAACGGGTGGATCGCCGATGAGCACGACTCGCTGTCCTGGCTGTTCGCGGTGCCGGGCGGGGAGGAGCCGGATGAGGGCCTCCTCCCTCAGGGCGCGACGGTGATGGTGGAGGGGCGCACCACGTACGAGTGGGTGCTGCGTGAGAGCGGCATCCTCGAGGCGCCGGAGAAGTGGCAGGAGTTCCACGGCACGCGTCCGACCTTCGTGTTCACGCACCGCGAGCTGCCGGTGCCCGACGGCGCCGACATCCGGTTCGTCTCCGGCTCGGTGGCGGAGGCGCTTCCCGCGATCCGCGAGGCGGCGGGCGACGGCGACATCTGGGTCGTCGGCGGGGGCGACCTGGCCGGCCAGTTCTTCGATGCCGGGGCGCTGGACGAGCTGGCGGTGTCGATCGCGCCGGTCGCGCTCGCCGGGGGCGCTCCGCTCTTCCCGCGCCGCGTGGAGTCCGACCGCCTGCACCTCGAATCCGCGGAGGCCGTCGGCCAGTTCGCGCGGCTGCGCTACCGCATCCTGGCCGCAGAAACGACCGCCTGA
- a CDS encoding S1C family serine protease, whose translation MTSTDQKRTERPGRFPVWATVLLAVLGAIILLGSGVLGGLTLRSAGSTLGQSLTRTAPVTSASVCDAERVARDVLPSIVTIGVVAGDGSGGTGSGEIISADGYILTNNHVIAPAADGATITVLYNDGTTHPAKLVGRSPRADIAVVKVEASGLPVIEQGDSASLQVGQPVVALGAPLGLSSTVTTGVVSALGRTVPVQSDSDRNAVLADAIQTDASINPGNSGGALVDCGGRLVGVNSAIATVPGASGVAGGGSVGIGFAVPQAVAMPIAQQIISTGKVTYPTFGISVTPIQPGQGENDQPGLYVQSVTPGGPSQQAGLAAGDVIVRVDGRSVGSVDDLTAIQLTSKPGDGVDVVYVRDGRRQTTTVTLGNG comes from the coding sequence ATGACGTCGACGGATCAGAAGAGGACGGAACGGCCGGGGCGGTTCCCGGTGTGGGCCACAGTGCTGCTCGCCGTGCTCGGCGCGATCATCCTTCTCGGCTCCGGGGTGCTCGGCGGGCTCACCCTGCGCTCGGCGGGCTCGACGCTCGGACAGTCGCTCACCCGGACCGCGCCGGTGACCTCGGCATCGGTGTGCGACGCCGAGCGTGTCGCCCGCGACGTGCTCCCCTCCATCGTGACGATCGGTGTGGTCGCGGGCGACGGATCCGGGGGCACGGGAAGCGGCGAGATCATCTCGGCCGACGGCTACATCCTCACCAACAACCACGTCATCGCGCCGGCGGCCGACGGCGCGACCATCACCGTGCTCTACAACGACGGGACCACGCACCCGGCGAAGCTCGTCGGCCGGTCCCCGCGTGCCGATATCGCCGTGGTGAAGGTGGAGGCGAGCGGACTCCCCGTGATCGAGCAGGGCGACTCCGCGTCGCTCCAGGTCGGGCAGCCCGTTGTGGCGCTCGGCGCCCCGCTCGGCCTCTCCAGTACCGTCACCACCGGCGTGGTGAGCGCCCTCGGCCGCACGGTACCCGTGCAGAGCGACAGCGACCGCAACGCGGTGCTCGCGGACGCGATCCAGACCGACGCCTCCATCAACCCGGGCAACTCCGGGGGAGCCCTCGTCGACTGCGGCGGCCGGCTGGTCGGCGTGAACTCGGCGATCGCGACGGTCCCCGGGGCGTCCGGGGTGGCGGGTGGAGGGAGCGTGGGGATCGGTTTCGCCGTGCCGCAGGCCGTGGCGATGCCGATCGCGCAGCAGATCATCTCGACGGGGAAGGTGACGTACCCGACCTTCGGGATCTCGGTCACGCCCATCCAGCCGGGCCAGGGCGAGAACGACCAGCCGGGCCTGTACGTGCAGTCCGTGACGCCGGGAGGGCCGTCGCAGCAGGCGGGTCTGGCGGCAGGGGACGTGATCGTCCGGGTCGACGGCAGATCCGTCGGCAGTGTGGACGATCTGACCGCCATCCAGCTGACCAGCAAGCCCGGCGACGGGGTCGACGTGGTCTATGTACGGGACGGCCGACGCCAGACCACCACGGTCACCCTCGGAAACGGCTGA
- a CDS encoding MDR family MFS transporter — MSHRQVLESLSGLLLGMFVSILAGTVVSTSMPRIISELHGDQTAYTWVVTSTLLATTVSTPIWGKLADLLNRKLLIQLALVIFVAGSAMAGFSQDTSMLIGFRVIQGLGAGGLTALSQIIMADIISPRERGRYMGLFGGVMAVGTVGGPLIGGLLTDSVGWRWNFFVGVPVAVAAIILLQVTLRLPKRPARKVRIDYLGAIFLAAGVSLLLIWVSLAGKNFDWWSAETMWMVGGSIALIIATIVTELVVKEPIIPLGMFKNRTFTLAVIASISVGVAMFGTSVFLGQYMQLARGATPTESGLLTLPMILGLLLSSMIVGNLISRFGKWKGFMIAGSLLLTAGLYLMSTIEYDTNYWLVSLYMLVLGAGVGMVMQNLVLIVQNTVRPDQLGAASSNVAFFRSLGGTIGVSVMGSILGTAVKDMMADRHQELLTAVAKLGAKGVAAAKSLQSGTLPEVNTLPVPIRTIVESVYGQAVAGIFLVAVPLAIISVIAILFLPNIKLGSKTAIERMREENGETPLEAAEENAVEVAEALIGAPATGSVAAVRRDAGEGTAGNGRSTATL, encoded by the coding sequence ATGTCGCACCGGCAGGTGCTCGAGTCCCTTTCCGGACTCCTGCTCGGGATGTTCGTCTCGATCCTCGCGGGCACGGTCGTGTCGACCTCGATGCCCCGGATCATCTCGGAGCTGCACGGCGATCAGACCGCATACACCTGGGTCGTCACCAGCACGCTGCTCGCGACGACGGTCTCGACGCCCATCTGGGGCAAGCTCGCCGACCTGCTCAACCGCAAGCTGCTCATCCAGCTCGCCCTCGTGATCTTCGTCGCGGGATCGGCGATGGCCGGGTTCTCGCAGGACACCAGCATGCTGATCGGCTTCCGCGTCATCCAGGGCCTCGGCGCCGGCGGTCTGACCGCGCTCAGCCAGATCATCATGGCCGACATCATCAGCCCGCGCGAGCGCGGCCGCTACATGGGCCTCTTCGGCGGCGTCATGGCCGTCGGAACGGTCGGCGGTCCGCTGATCGGCGGACTGCTCACCGACTCGGTCGGATGGCGCTGGAACTTCTTCGTCGGCGTTCCCGTCGCGGTCGCCGCGATCATCCTGCTCCAGGTGACCCTGCGCCTCCCGAAGCGGCCGGCGCGGAAGGTGCGCATCGACTACCTCGGCGCGATCTTCCTCGCCGCCGGCGTCTCCCTCCTGCTCATCTGGGTCTCGCTCGCGGGCAAGAACTTCGACTGGTGGAGCGCCGAGACCATGTGGATGGTCGGAGGCTCGATCGCGCTCATCATCGCGACCATCGTGACCGAACTCGTGGTCAAGGAGCCGATCATCCCGCTCGGGATGTTCAAGAACCGCACCTTCACGCTCGCCGTGATCGCCTCCATCTCGGTCGGCGTCGCGATGTTCGGAACGTCCGTCTTCCTCGGTCAGTACATGCAGCTCGCGCGCGGGGCGACGCCGACGGAGTCCGGTCTGCTGACCCTGCCGATGATCCTCGGCCTGCTGCTCTCCTCGATGATCGTGGGTAACCTCATCAGCCGGTTCGGCAAGTGGAAGGGCTTCATGATCGCCGGCTCCCTCCTGCTCACCGCCGGGCTGTACCTGATGAGCACGATCGAGTACGACACGAACTACTGGCTCGTGTCGCTGTACATGCTCGTGCTGGGCGCCGGCGTCGGCATGGTGATGCAGAACCTGGTGCTCATCGTCCAGAACACGGTCCGTCCCGACCAGCTCGGCGCGGCCAGCTCGAACGTGGCGTTCTTCCGCAGCCTCGGCGGCACCATCGGCGTCTCGGTGATGGGATCCATCCTGGGCACCGCGGTGAAGGACATGATGGCCGACCGCCATCAGGAGCTCCTGACCGCCGTCGCCAAGCTCGGCGCGAAGGGCGTCGCGGCCGCGAAGTCGCTGCAGAGCGGGACCCTCCCCGAGGTCAACACCCTCCCGGTGCCGATCCGGACCATCGTCGAGTCGGTCTACGGCCAGGCCGTCGCCGGCATCTTCCTGGTCGCCGTCCCGCTCGCGATCATCTCGGTGATCGCCATCCTCTTCCTCCCGAACATCAAGCTCGGCAGCAAGACGGCGATCGAGCGGATGCGCGAAGAGAACGGCGAGACGCCGCTCGAGGCCGCAGAGGAGAACGCGGTGGAGGTGGCGGAGGCCCTCATCGGCGCCCCGGCCACCGGATCGGTCGCCGCCGTCCGCCGGGACGCCGGTGAGGGCACCGCTGGGAACGGGCGCTCGACGGCCACGTTATGA